A window of the Tunturibacter empetritectus genome harbors these coding sequences:
- the nadD gene encoding nicotinate-nucleotide adenylyltransferase, which yields MRLALFGGSFDPPHHGHLAIATAAADEFALDSVFFAPAGRQPLKLDGTVTSFEDRLAMVKLACLEDARFAASALDAPRSDGAPNYTVETLSGLARRMPAATLFNLVGADSFLGLPRWHEPKRLLELAEWIVVSRPGFPIQDLSSLGLDVHQQSRVHLLDTVQDDTAATDLRERLEAGDPCVDLIAPGVLNYIQSHHLYR from the coding sequence ATGCGCTTAGCTCTCTTTGGTGGAAGCTTCGACCCTCCGCATCATGGACATCTTGCCATCGCGACCGCAGCTGCAGATGAGTTTGCGCTGGATAGCGTTTTTTTTGCTCCTGCTGGGCGTCAACCTTTGAAGCTTGATGGCACGGTGACTTCATTCGAAGACAGGCTCGCGATGGTGAAGCTTGCGTGTCTTGAGGACGCTCGATTTGCGGCCTCTGCGCTCGATGCGCCTCGATCCGACGGCGCACCGAACTACACCGTGGAGACTCTGAGCGGGTTGGCACGGAGAATGCCAGCAGCCACACTCTTCAATCTAGTGGGAGCGGACAGCTTCCTCGGCCTGCCGCGATGGCACGAACCCAAACGTCTGCTGGAGCTCGCCGAGTGGATCGTGGTGAGCCGGCCGGGGTTTCCGATCCAGGATCTTTCTTCGTTGGGGCTCGATGTGCATCAGCAGAGCCGCGTTCATCTGCTCGATACCGTACAAGACGATACTGCAGCCACTGACCTTCGCGAACGGCTGGAAGCGGGTGATCCTTGTGTCGACCTGATTGCGCCGGGTGTTCTGAATTACATACAGAGCCACCATCTTTATCGATAG
- a CDS encoding class I SAM-dependent methyltransferase, whose amino-acid sequence MAELLSPPSLPTFRDPAGSIEVRPDGAYRSVRAPFDAEILTFLATPLATDLVAQGRLVASEVVSSPDAEMLVLRHPRISFQSYPWEWSPRMWLAAAELTLTLCSDLVEQGWQLKDATPLNVLFQGARPVFVDVLSIERREPHQPIWLAYGQFVRTFLLPMLAYSRLGWPLRTSLTRRDGYEPEEVYPALSLASRLRRPALSTVTLPSLLAKTKKGRTGKGTPQSVRDPDLAKQILLKTIRTLLEDMRHVTPSHRLSTWSHYAETASHYSEEDHAGKRRFVSDALGSARPAKVLDVGGNTGVYSNLAADAGAEVVSIDTDLQAIDRLYSGLKGTGKNILPLCVDLAHPSPATGWENRESVSFLSRCAGHFDTVIMLAVLHHLLLHNQIPMDRIAELCSELTTQHLIVEWVPATDPKFRELLRGRDVLYRHITETAFREAFGRHFTVSEELTLANRRILFHLQKR is encoded by the coding sequence ATGGCTGAGCTTTTGTCACCTCCCTCACTCCCCACGTTTCGCGATCCGGCGGGCAGCATCGAAGTTCGTCCCGATGGAGCTTACCGGAGCGTGCGAGCTCCTTTCGACGCGGAGATTCTTACGTTCCTGGCGACTCCGCTCGCTACGGATTTAGTTGCGCAGGGACGGCTTGTGGCTAGCGAGGTAGTGTCATCCCCTGACGCTGAGATGCTGGTGCTACGCCATCCGCGCATCTCGTTCCAGTCCTACCCATGGGAGTGGAGTCCAAGAATGTGGCTTGCTGCGGCAGAACTTACTCTGACTCTGTGCAGTGATCTGGTCGAACAGGGCTGGCAGCTGAAGGACGCAACGCCATTAAATGTGCTGTTCCAGGGAGCGCGACCGGTCTTTGTCGACGTGCTTTCGATCGAACGCAGAGAGCCGCATCAGCCGATCTGGCTGGCGTACGGCCAGTTCGTCCGAACGTTTCTGTTGCCAATGCTGGCCTACTCCCGGCTGGGGTGGCCTCTACGAACCTCGCTAACCCGTCGCGATGGATATGAACCGGAGGAGGTCTACCCGGCACTTTCGCTTGCTTCGCGGCTGCGGCGGCCTGCCCTCTCGACCGTGACGCTACCGTCGCTGCTCGCGAAGACGAAGAAGGGTAGGACAGGCAAGGGGACGCCGCAATCCGTGAGAGATCCCGACCTTGCGAAACAGATTCTGCTAAAGACTATAAGGACGCTGCTGGAAGACATGCGGCATGTGACGCCGTCCCACCGCTTGTCGACTTGGTCGCACTACGCTGAGACGGCAAGCCACTACAGCGAGGAAGACCATGCCGGCAAGCGCAGATTTGTGAGCGATGCACTGGGGAGTGCGCGCCCTGCGAAGGTGCTCGATGTGGGCGGCAACACCGGGGTGTATTCGAATCTGGCCGCGGATGCCGGTGCCGAGGTGGTCTCGATCGACACGGACCTGCAGGCGATCGATCGTCTGTATTCTGGCCTGAAGGGGACCGGAAAAAATATCCTTCCGTTGTGCGTCGATCTTGCTCACCCCAGCCCGGCTACTGGATGGGAGAACCGGGAGAGTGTTTCCTTCCTGAGCCGTTGTGCAGGCCACTTCGACACGGTGATCATGCTCGCCGTACTGCACCATCTGCTGCTGCACAATCAGATTCCGATGGACCGCATCGCCGAACTCTGCAGCGAGCTGACGACGCAACACCTGATTGTGGAATGGGTGCCCGCGACGGATCCGAAGTTTCGTGAGCTTTTGCGCGGGCGCGATGTACTTTACCGACACATTACCGAAACGGCATTTCGCGAGGCCTTCGGGAGGCACTTCACGGTCTCAGAGGAGTTGACGCTGGCAAATAGGCGCATCTTGTTTCACCTTCAGAAACGATAG
- a CDS encoding 23S rRNA (pseudouridine(1915)-N(3))-methyltransferase RlmH, protein MNMKTTLAAVLSRRSLPEAGGRWFDDYLNRIVRYTPCDSQTFESEKALIGWLEQHQGRTRAYRILLDSRGQEFSSEEFAGRIGRLRDEGTQRLVFAIGPADGWSPEARQRADLLLSLGRMTLPHQLARVVLAEQVYRAFTILAGHPYHSGH, encoded by the coding sequence ATGAACATGAAGACTACCCTCGCAGCGGTGTTATCAAGGCGATCGCTCCCCGAAGCCGGAGGACGTTGGTTCGATGACTACCTCAACCGCATCGTTCGATATACGCCCTGCGACTCGCAGACATTTGAATCGGAAAAAGCATTGATAGGATGGCTGGAACAGCACCAAGGTCGAACTCGTGCCTATAGGATTTTGCTTGATAGTCGAGGGCAGGAGTTTAGCTCGGAGGAGTTTGCTGGCCGGATCGGGCGGCTTCGCGATGAGGGAACGCAGCGGTTGGTGTTTGCAATTGGGCCGGCGGACGGCTGGTCACCAGAGGCGCGGCAGCGAGCAGATCTGCTTCTATCTCTAGGGCGCATGACCTTACCCCATCAGTTGGCGCGAGTTGTGCTGGCAGAGCAGGTCTACCGCGCCTTCACCATCCTGGCTGGCCACCCTTATCACTCAGGGCACTGA
- a CDS encoding TonB-dependent receptor yields MKRLLGFVFVLVALATMSLGQAISVNGGSIQGTVTDPSGAVVSGAIIRVTSVDQGSVKSVKADSAGIYAVGPLNPGSYSVSISAPGFENLLVNTVVRTGTVTNGNFKLTLGKSSETVEVNAGALQVNTDQVGVSDVITSEQIKSLPVNGRNFLDLAQIEPGVILQSGESFDPTKAGYSAISVGGVSGRTTRILLDGQDITDEYVGTTMFNVSQGAISEFQLNRSTQDVSGEVTSTGQVLVSTNSGTNAFHGELFYDFQDHRALFARAQDGQDPPFQRNQFGGSVGGPILKDKLFFFANIERIKQDSSSVSPVNAAGLFSAIFDAYPTIPSPYRLTYSTARVDYNGPLGGHYFARVNYDVDSVSSNFGNGYWIYANRDNTPGYAFGADFQNGHFTHSFRGSYEKFHNLIVDKTTGDTSIYNGIPGFAFYNLAQKLYSGPNDNAPQQTFLSDKQLRYDGTWTKNKHSFKYGYSLNRIQGGGFASFFGVGPRGSESTATLLANCNGIAGAAPCPDDPIKGYHVNTLYLGNGQGSGTETPGFGLTGGGVADWREGAYFSDSWKVTPTFTLTAGVRWSVDTGRANQDLATPLCNTIDPTQVTPACSGTSAIFAQFNPAYGKNVHQPYGNFGPQIGFNYSVSHNTVVHAGFGIFYEGDVFNNTSNARTNLLQTGAFNVYNPYCSTGVYAVPFADGTSVTSVNGVSIQSLCKAPLSVSGPAFITLEQEYQAAARTNPLSSNSNYVGNTLSVNNIYGAPYRTPYSEQWNAGFQRALSRGAIVSVDYIHNSTLKIGQQVDQNHVGAARYLNTAAAQNAIATTTANFGCAGGYSSSAITCAIAAGALITDFASSGLDSGNQYLGGFPASYVGNGSLTPSTGAAFPGANPALGNGNFIIPIGRSGYDALQIVYKQITAHPAPGIENMNLQVSYNLSQIVSSSNNSTGDQFFSGLSYDNDNPNAYIGRAGLDRSNQLSMGGAFTVKHGPMVSLVGHFASAYPTTLTLDQQSPTAGIFLSDITGDGTIGDLAPGTLPGAYMHSVKPTNLGKYINNFNATQAGKLTPAGNALVTAGLFTPGQLSALGGTIQPLGTLPQTRALSNPALRTLDASFSYPIRLTKLREGLSLEPAISFFNIANFSNYSTGTTSAGILENTTSTGGPVNNDSGYLSGINDFATLSANRDQRGSGTFDQGASRSTQFQLKLNF; encoded by the coding sequence ATGAAACGGTTATTGGGATTTGTTTTTGTGCTGGTGGCCCTGGCAACCATGAGTCTTGGTCAAGCCATTTCTGTGAATGGTGGCTCGATTCAGGGAACAGTAACCGACCCATCGGGTGCGGTCGTCTCCGGTGCCATCATTAGGGTTACAAGTGTTGACCAGGGCTCGGTAAAATCCGTCAAGGCAGATTCCGCCGGTATCTACGCTGTCGGTCCACTCAACCCAGGTTCTTACTCCGTTTCTATCTCCGCTCCGGGTTTTGAAAACCTCTTGGTAAACACCGTGGTTCGTACCGGAACTGTGACCAATGGAAACTTCAAGCTCACCCTCGGAAAATCGTCGGAGACAGTAGAAGTCAATGCAGGCGCCCTCCAGGTCAACACCGACCAGGTTGGCGTCAGCGACGTAATTACGTCAGAGCAGATCAAGAGCTTACCCGTCAATGGGCGTAACTTCCTCGACCTCGCCCAAATCGAGCCTGGCGTCATCCTTCAAAGCGGTGAATCGTTCGACCCGACCAAAGCAGGCTACTCCGCAATCTCGGTGGGTGGCGTCTCCGGTCGTACAACACGTATCCTCCTCGATGGCCAGGACATCACCGACGAGTACGTCGGAACCACCATGTTCAACGTCTCCCAGGGTGCCATCAGCGAGTTCCAGCTCAATCGCTCGACACAGGACGTATCCGGCGAAGTAACCTCAACCGGTCAGGTTCTCGTCTCGACCAACTCCGGAACCAACGCCTTCCACGGCGAACTCTTTTACGACTTTCAGGATCACCGCGCTCTATTTGCCCGCGCTCAGGACGGCCAGGACCCTCCGTTTCAGCGCAATCAGTTCGGTGGAAGCGTAGGCGGGCCCATCCTCAAGGACAAGTTGTTCTTCTTCGCCAACATTGAGCGAATCAAGCAGGATTCTTCCTCGGTCTCCCCTGTGAACGCCGCCGGACTCTTCTCGGCCATCTTCGATGCTTACCCAACCATCCCATCGCCGTACCGTCTCACGTACTCCACCGCGCGCGTCGACTACAACGGCCCGTTGGGAGGTCATTACTTCGCTCGTGTGAACTACGATGTCGATTCCGTCTCGTCGAACTTCGGAAATGGCTACTGGATCTATGCGAATCGGGACAACACTCCTGGTTATGCGTTTGGTGCCGACTTTCAGAACGGTCATTTCACCCATTCGTTCCGTGGAAGCTATGAAAAGTTCCACAATTTGATCGTCGACAAGACTACGGGCGATACAAGCATCTATAACGGCATACCTGGGTTTGCCTTCTATAACCTTGCTCAGAAACTTTATTCCGGTCCTAACGACAACGCTCCTCAGCAGACCTTCCTCTCCGATAAGCAGCTTCGCTACGACGGTACTTGGACAAAGAATAAGCACAGCTTCAAGTACGGATACAGCCTCAACAGGATTCAAGGTGGTGGGTTTGCCTCCTTCTTCGGCGTTGGGCCTCGCGGCTCGGAGTCAACCGCTACCCTTCTTGCGAATTGCAACGGCATTGCGGGCGCTGCCCCCTGCCCCGACGATCCCATCAAGGGCTACCACGTAAACACGCTCTATCTCGGCAACGGGCAAGGATCAGGTACCGAGACTCCTGGGTTTGGACTCACCGGCGGCGGCGTGGCCGACTGGCGTGAGGGAGCATACTTCTCCGACAGCTGGAAGGTGACCCCAACCTTTACACTTACGGCTGGTGTTCGCTGGAGTGTTGATACTGGCCGCGCCAACCAGGATCTCGCTACCCCACTCTGCAACACGATTGATCCCACGCAAGTCACCCCTGCGTGCTCAGGTACGTCTGCTATCTTCGCCCAATTCAATCCGGCATACGGCAAGAACGTTCACCAGCCCTATGGGAACTTCGGGCCTCAGATCGGATTCAACTACAGCGTCAGCCACAACACAGTCGTTCATGCTGGATTCGGTATCTTCTACGAGGGCGACGTCTTCAATAACACCTCGAACGCTCGTACCAATCTCCTGCAGACTGGTGCTTTCAATGTCTACAACCCGTATTGCAGCACTGGTGTCTACGCCGTCCCATTTGCAGATGGCACCTCAGTCACATCCGTGAATGGGGTCTCGATCCAAAGTCTTTGCAAGGCTCCTCTCTCTGTATCGGGCCCGGCTTTCATTACTCTTGAACAGGAGTATCAGGCAGCCGCCAGGACCAATCCCCTCTCCTCTAACTCGAACTACGTTGGAAATACCTTAAGCGTCAACAACATCTACGGGGCCCCCTACCGGACGCCGTACTCTGAACAATGGAACGCCGGCTTCCAGCGGGCCCTCTCCAGGGGCGCGATCGTATCCGTCGACTACATCCACAACTCGACCTTGAAGATCGGTCAACAGGTCGATCAAAACCACGTCGGTGCTGCCCGATATCTCAACACAGCGGCGGCGCAAAACGCCATCGCTACCACTACTGCCAATTTCGGCTGCGCTGGAGGCTACTCTTCCTCCGCAATCACTTGCGCCATCGCCGCAGGAGCTCTCATCACCGACTTTGCTTCGAGTGGATTGGATTCCGGCAATCAGTATCTCGGTGGCTTCCCAGCCTCCTACGTCGGCAACGGCTCTCTGACCCCGTCTACCGGAGCTGCCTTTCCTGGTGCCAACCCTGCTCTTGGAAACGGCAACTTTATTATTCCAATCGGCCGCTCTGGATACGATGCCTTACAGATCGTCTACAAACAAATCACAGCCCACCCCGCCCCTGGCATCGAAAACATGAACCTGCAGGTGTCGTATAACCTCTCGCAGATTGTCAGCAGCTCCAACAACTCGACAGGCGACCAGTTCTTCAGCGGTCTCTCCTACGATAACGACAATCCTAACGCCTACATCGGCCGCGCTGGGCTCGACCGCTCCAACCAGCTCTCAATGGGCGGTGCGTTTACGGTCAAGCATGGTCCGATGGTCAGTCTTGTCGGTCACTTCGCCTCAGCATACCCAACCACTCTGACACTCGATCAGCAGTCTCCTACAGCCGGTATCTTCCTTTCCGATATCACGGGCGATGGTACCATCGGCGATCTGGCTCCTGGAACCCTTCCCGGTGCCTACATGCACAGCGTCAAGCCAACAAACCTTGGCAAATACATCAACAACTTCAACGCAACCCAGGCAGGAAAACTCACTCCGGCTGGTAATGCCCTCGTCACAGCTGGGCTCTTCACCCCTGGTCAACTCAGTGCGTTGGGCGGCACGATTCAGCCCCTCGGCACTCTCCCGCAGACCAGGGCACTCAGCAATCCAGCCTTACGTACACTCGATGCCAGCTTCTCTTACCCGATTCGTCTGACTAAATTGCGTGAAGGTCTTAGCCTTGAACCGGCTATCTCTTTCTTCAATATTGCGAACTTCTCCAACTACTCAACCGGTACCACCAGCGCGGGGATTCTGGAGAACACAACAAGTACAGGTGGCCCCGTCAATAATGACAGTGGTTATCTGTCTGGCATCAACGACTTTGCAACGCTTAGCGCAAATCGCGATCAGCGCGGTTCGGGAACATTCGATCAGGGCGCCTCACGTAGTACTCAGTTCCAGCTCAAGCTGAACTTCTAA
- the coaBC gene encoding bifunctional phosphopantothenoylcysteine decarboxylase/phosphopantothenate--cysteine ligase CoaBC: protein MNAGRIKVTVGVCGGIAAYKSVELVRLLQDAGYDPHVVMTSAAEEFVRPLTFAAISGHKVITSLWGEEAGTGSAENDEPVEHSSVEHIQAAQSTRLLVVAPATANMLAKFAHGLADDFLSTMYLATTAPVIVAPAMNVNMWEHPAVQANVATLRARGVKVIEPGSGYLACGMVGGGRLAEPTEIVAAIVETLAEGTEGAVGQGRDFTGETVLVTAGGTREAIDPVRFIGNRSSGRMGYAVATAARRRGAKVMLISAPTGLPCPVGVEVEHVVTVEDMRAAVMARLNEMTVVVMAAAVSDYRVKDVAGQKMKREGAQAVSLELAGTVDILREVVGRRRDGTLVVGFAAETENAVANGRAKLERKGVDAVVVNDVSKDGIGFDSEQNAGSFLTKDGTVEFPVMSKTEMAERILDEVLKLRIGAAQ, encoded by the coding sequence ATGAACGCGGGGCGGATAAAAGTTACGGTCGGGGTTTGTGGTGGGATTGCGGCTTACAAGTCGGTGGAGCTGGTACGTCTGCTGCAGGATGCCGGATATGACCCGCATGTGGTGATGACGTCTGCGGCAGAGGAGTTTGTGCGGCCGCTGACCTTTGCGGCGATCTCCGGGCATAAAGTGATTACTTCTCTATGGGGCGAGGAGGCAGGGACGGGGTCGGCTGAGAACGATGAGCCGGTGGAACACAGCAGCGTGGAGCATATTCAGGCGGCGCAATCGACGCGTTTGCTGGTGGTAGCTCCGGCGACGGCGAATATGCTGGCGAAGTTTGCGCATGGACTGGCAGATGACTTTCTTTCCACGATGTACCTGGCGACGACGGCTCCGGTGATCGTTGCTCCGGCGATGAACGTCAATATGTGGGAGCACCCGGCGGTGCAGGCGAATGTGGCTACGCTGCGAGCGCGTGGAGTGAAAGTGATTGAGCCGGGGAGCGGGTATCTGGCCTGCGGGATGGTTGGAGGCGGAAGGCTGGCGGAGCCGACGGAGATTGTCGCGGCGATTGTGGAGACATTGGCTGAGGGCACCGAGGGCGCGGTGGGTCAGGGCCGGGACTTCACCGGTGAGACAGTGTTGGTGACCGCAGGGGGAACGCGAGAGGCGATCGATCCGGTGCGGTTTATCGGGAACCGTTCGAGCGGGCGGATGGGTTACGCAGTCGCAACGGCGGCAAGGAGACGTGGCGCGAAGGTGATGTTGATCAGTGCCCCGACCGGACTGCCTTGTCCTGTGGGAGTTGAGGTAGAGCATGTGGTAACCGTGGAGGATATGCGGGCGGCTGTGATGGCTCGGCTCAATGAGATGACGGTAGTGGTGATGGCGGCGGCAGTAAGTGACTACCGGGTGAAAGATGTCGCGGGTCAGAAGATGAAGCGTGAGGGGGCGCAGGCGGTCTCGCTGGAGCTGGCTGGAACTGTGGATATTTTGCGCGAGGTCGTCGGGCGGCGGCGGGACGGAACGCTGGTGGTAGGGTTTGCGGCCGAAACCGAGAATGCCGTGGCGAATGGACGCGCCAAGCTGGAGCGCAAGGGCGTGGATGCGGTGGTGGTCAACGATGTCTCGAAGGATGGAATCGGGTTCGATTCTGAGCAGAATGCGGGCAGCTTTCTGACCAAGGACGGCACGGTTGAGTTTCCGGTGATGAGTAAGACGGAGATGGCGGAGCGAATTCTGGACGAGGTACTAAAGCTGCGGATTGGGGCTGCACAATGA
- a CDS encoding OmpA family protein — translation MQNSSLATLSAALPAQSIQSIASHFGASETNVLDGIQSSIATVVSGLTQKAGDQGFLNQVLKLASATPENAVSSALSNGSLTNPASPFLTGSSQFLSTIFGGRLSSITEALGSQTGLRSAAASSLLAIGAQTALGFIGSKVRDGSVSLSTLPGLLARESDALKGLLPEGFHRQPVPVSTHKVDVNPVVAQSVQVEERRSILPWLLGLLALALVLGFWWYRSHQPTVATQPETTVPAVPTPAPATITSSTGTDLGTLVDAALPDSTTLRIPERGVEGKLLAFIKDPARTPDKTSWFDFDRLLFDTGSASLQPQSTDQLNNIAAILKAYPAVHLTIGGYTDNTGNAAQNLKLSQDRGNSVVTQLETMGIARNRLVAKGYGDEHPVADNSTAEGRALNRRISMLVTAK, via the coding sequence GTGCAGAATTCCTCGCTCGCAACCCTCTCCGCTGCCCTCCCCGCTCAGTCAATTCAAAGCATTGCTAGCCACTTCGGGGCCTCGGAAACAAATGTCCTCGATGGCATTCAGTCTTCCATAGCCACTGTCGTCAGCGGTCTTACGCAGAAAGCGGGCGATCAGGGCTTTCTCAACCAGGTCTTGAAGCTGGCTTCGGCAACCCCGGAGAACGCCGTCAGCTCTGCGCTCTCTAACGGCTCCCTCACCAACCCCGCCTCTCCCTTCCTCACAGGAAGCTCCCAGTTCCTCTCGACGATCTTCGGTGGCAGGCTAAGCTCCATTACAGAGGCGCTTGGCAGCCAGACGGGCCTGCGTTCCGCGGCGGCCTCCAGTCTTCTGGCAATCGGCGCACAGACCGCGCTTGGTTTCATCGGCAGCAAGGTTCGCGACGGCAGCGTTAGCCTGAGTACTCTCCCAGGTCTCCTCGCACGCGAAAGTGATGCATTGAAAGGCCTACTCCCGGAAGGTTTCCACCGCCAGCCTGTCCCCGTCTCCACGCATAAGGTCGACGTCAATCCGGTCGTAGCTCAGTCGGTGCAGGTCGAAGAGCGTCGCTCCATTCTGCCCTGGCTCCTCGGCCTCTTGGCGCTCGCACTCGTGCTGGGCTTCTGGTGGTATCGCTCGCACCAGCCCACAGTCGCCACCCAACCCGAGACAACCGTTCCCGCCGTACCCACTCCAGCCCCAGCCACGATCACCTCTTCCACCGGCACCGACCTTGGCACTTTGGTTGACGCCGCCCTGCCCGACTCCACCACCCTTCGCATCCCCGAGCGCGGCGTTGAGGGCAAACTCCTCGCCTTCATTAAAGACCCAGCCCGCACTCCTGACAAAACTTCCTGGTTCGACTTCGACCGTCTCCTCTTCGACACTGGTTCTGCTTCCCTGCAGCCCCAGTCCACTGACCAACTCAACAATATCGCCGCCATCCTCAAAGCCTACCCTGCTGTCCATCTCACTATTGGCGGCTACACCGACAACACCGGTAACGCCGCGCAGAACCTGAAGCTCTCTCAGGATCGCGGCAACAGCGTCGTCACTCAACTGGAGACGATGGGCATCGCCCGAAACAGACTGGTCGCCAAAGGATACGGCGACGAGCACCCAGTAGCTGACAACTCCACCGCGGAAGGTCGAGCCCTCAACCGCCGCATCTCCATGTTGGTCACGGCTAAGTAG
- the rsfS gene encoding ribosome silencing factor, translating into MPSIESNQLLLAAAAACEDKKAEDIRILALDPAESGLTDYFLICNGTNDRQNVAITDEIELRLKREFGVYPNSVEGRRQGEWILMDYVDFIVHVFSAEKRAFYGLERLRKSATTISVADLDAEVSSRIKESRLKKSQTKTPAKQAVKKNTAKTAITTTAKKSIVKKAASKKTAAKVASKKTLPKKTSKK; encoded by the coding sequence ATGCCCTCAATTGAAAGCAATCAGCTGCTGCTTGCTGCCGCTGCCGCCTGCGAAGACAAGAAAGCTGAAGATATCCGCATCCTCGCGCTGGATCCAGCCGAGAGCGGCCTGACCGATTACTTCCTGATCTGCAACGGAACCAACGACCGACAGAACGTGGCCATCACCGATGAGATTGAGTTGCGCCTGAAGCGCGAGTTTGGGGTTTATCCCAACTCTGTCGAAGGACGCCGCCAGGGCGAATGGATTTTGATGGACTATGTCGATTTCATCGTCCATGTTTTCTCTGCGGAGAAGCGCGCATTTTATGGATTGGAACGGCTTCGTAAGTCAGCGACCACAATCAGTGTGGCGGATCTTGATGCCGAAGTAAGCTCCCGAATCAAGGAGAGTCGCTTGAAGAAATCACAGACGAAAACTCCAGCTAAGCAAGCGGTTAAGAAAAATACTGCGAAGACAGCCATAACAACTACCGCGAAAAAGTCGATTGTCAAGAAAGCCGCATCGAAAAAGACCGCAGCCAAGGTTGCGTCAAAGAAGACTCTTCCGAAGAAGACCTCAAAGAAATAG
- the accD gene encoding acetyl-CoA carboxylase, carboxyltransferase subunit beta has translation MSWFKREDNEIVNDSEKTVRTEGLWIRCSDCGKILFKAELEANQQVCWHCGHHFRIDARTRIENLLEPGYELVDLELRSTDPLNFTDLKPYKRRLAEAQAKTGLNDAIVNAVGQLGPHSVVLSVMEYAFIGGSMGAVVGETIARAVDRSLATRHPLIIVAASGGARMMEGIASLMQLAKISAGLARMDDAKIPYISVMTDPTTGGVTASFAMLGDLNIAEPGALIGFAGPRVIEQTIRQKLPEGFQRSEFLLEHGFLDAIVPRKEMKEYLSQTLSWMGA, from the coding sequence ATGAGTTGGTTCAAGCGCGAAGATAACGAGATCGTCAACGACTCGGAGAAGACAGTTCGGACCGAGGGGCTGTGGATCCGTTGTTCCGACTGCGGCAAAATTCTATTCAAGGCTGAGCTCGAAGCCAACCAGCAGGTGTGCTGGCACTGCGGTCATCACTTTCGCATTGACGCTCGGACGCGCATTGAGAATCTGCTGGAGCCGGGGTATGAACTCGTTGACCTGGAACTTCGCTCGACCGATCCGTTGAACTTTACCGATCTGAAACCCTACAAGAGGCGGCTTGCGGAGGCGCAGGCGAAGACAGGGTTGAATGACGCGATCGTCAATGCAGTTGGACAACTGGGGCCGCATAGCGTTGTCCTGAGCGTAATGGAGTACGCCTTTATCGGCGGGAGCATGGGCGCTGTTGTCGGTGAGACGATTGCACGGGCGGTGGACCGCTCGCTTGCAACGCGACATCCGCTGATAATTGTTGCGGCCTCCGGCGGTGCGCGCATGATGGAGGGCATTGCTTCGCTGATGCAACTGGCGAAGATCTCTGCGGGTCTGGCACGCATGGATGATGCGAAGATTCCTTATATCTCGGTGATGACCGATCCGACTACGGGTGGCGTTACGGCTAGCTTCGCGATGCTAGGCGATCTGAATATTGCAGAGCCTGGGGCGTTGATCGGCTTCGCGGGTCCTCGCGTGATTGAACAGACGATTCGGCAGAAGCTGCCCGAAGGCTTTCAGCGCTCCGAGTTTCTCCTGGAGCATGGGTTCCTTGATGCGATCGTTCCGCGCAAAGAGATGAAAGAGTACCTCTCGCAGACCTTGAGTTGGATGGGCGCTTAG